The genomic DNA TCGGTGCGCACCGGTCTTGAACTCGCGGTCGCTCCCGGGCACGGGCGGACTCGCCGAGAGACCCCGCTGGCGCAGCTCTTTCGCAAGTGCGTCCGCGTCATCGGTCCCGAAACAGAGTAGACCCAGGCCTTCGCCCTGTTTGGCGAGCGCTTCACGGGTCACCCTGGCCACTTCACCCTGAGACACCGGGCTGAGCAGCTCGATGAACATATTGTCCAGCTGGAAGAGGCTGTTGGCGGTGCCGGAGTCGAGCTGGATGCCGCGCCAGGAGGGTTTTCTGCCCAGCAGGCGCTGGTAGCTATTCGTGGCGGCCTCGAGGTCGCGCACGACGATCACTACATGATCGAACGTCTGAAGCATCGCGTCAGCATACACCCGGCCAATCGCAAAGCGGGGCCGGGGTCAGATCAGCGTTTTCGCAGATTCGAAGGCAGGATCCGCTTGCGCAGCCGCAGAGATTCAGGCGTGACTTCGAGCAGTTCGTCGTCCTGGATCCACTCCAGGGCACTCTCGATCGTGATGCGACGGGGCGGCGTCAGAACCGCGGCGTCGTCTTTCCCGGATGCGCGCACGTTCGTGAGCTTCTTGCCGCGACACACATTCACGTTCATGTCCTTGGGGCGCCGGTTCTCGCCCACGATCTGTCCTTCGTAGACGCGTTCTCCCGCGCCGATGAACATGGTGGCGCGCTCCTGGATGCCCCAGATCGCGTGTGCGGTCGTCTTGCCTGTCTCACTGGCCACGATCGCGCCGACGCCGCGGCTCGAAAGATCCCCAGCGTGCGGTTCGTAGCCGCGAACCGTCCGGTGCAGTACGCCTTCTCCGCGGGTGTCGGTGAGGAACTCGGTGCGATAACCGAATAGCCCGCGACTGGGCACGACGAAGTTCAATACGCTGATGCCTTCGCGTTGCGTCAGCTGCAGGATGCGACCTCGCCGCGAAGAGAGCTTCTCCATGACCGAACCGGCAAAGGCTTCCGGCACTTCGACCACGACGTCCTCGACGGGTTCGCAGCGCTGGCCGTCGACCTCGCGTACGATGATCTCGGGACGCGATACGCTGAACTCATAGCCTTCGCGGCGCATGGTCTCGATCAGGATCGCGATCTGCAGTTCGCCGCGCCCAGAGACTTCCATGGTCTCGGGACGATCCCCCTGTTCGACCTGGAGCGAAACGCTGGAGAGCGCCTCGCGGCGCAGGCGGTCACCCACCTGGCGACTGGTGACGAACTTGCCTTCCAGACCGGTAAAGGTCGAAGAGTTGACACTGAAACGCACTCGGACCGTTGGCGGGTCGATTGCGATGCGCGGAAGCGGATCCAGATGATCGGGTGAACACACCGTGTCGCCGATATCGATGCTATCGACCCCCGCGATCACGGCAATCTGCCCGGCCTCGGCCACTTCGAGTTCGACCCGATCCAGACCCTTGGCGCCAAAGAGCTTGGTCACACGAAACGACTCGGGTGCGCCGTCAGCGGGAATCCGCACGACGGTGGCCCCCCTTTCGAGCCGGCCGCGCGCGACGCGTCCGATCACGAGTCGGCCGAGGAACTCATCGTAGTCGAGAGTGACCGCCTGGAACTGCAACGGACCTTCGGGATCGACATTGGGAGCCTTTGCGCGCTCCAGGATCGTATCGAGCAGCGGCCGCAGGTCCTCCCGCGGACCTTCGGGTTCGAGCGATGCCCCGCCCTGCTTTGCCGAGGCGTACACCACTGGGAAATCGAGCTGCTCGTCTTCGGCTCCGAGCTCGACGAGCAGATCGAAGACCTCGTCCAGAACCTCAGCCGCGCGCTGCTCCGGACGGTCGATCTTGTTGACGA from bacterium includes the following:
- the typA gene encoding translational GTPase TypA, which produces MSQPGKDIRNLAIIAHVDHGKTTLLDGLLRQTGAFRANQDVAERVMDSEDLERERGITIHSKNTAIDYEGVRIQLVDTPGHADFGGEVERVLGMVDSVLLLVDAVEGVMPQTRFVLSKALQHKLMPLLVVNKIDRPEQRAAEVLDEVFDLLVELGAEDEQLDFPVVYASAKQGGASLEPEGPREDLRPLLDTILERAKAPNVDPEGPLQFQAVTLDYDEFLGRLVIGRVARGRLERGATVVRIPADGAPESFRVTKLFGAKGLDRVELEVAEAGQIAVIAGVDSIDIGDTVCSPDHLDPLPRIAIDPPTVRVRFSVNSSTFTGLEGKFVTSRQVGDRLRREALSSVSLQVEQGDRPETMEVSGRGELQIAILIETMRREGYEFSVSRPEIIVREVDGQRCEPVEDVVVEVPEAFAGSVMEKLSSRRGRILQLTQREGISVLNFVVPSRGLFGYRTEFLTDTRGEGVLHRTVRGYEPHAGDLSSRGVGAIVASETGKTTAHAIWGIQERATMFIGAGERVYEGQIVGENRRPKDMNVNVCRGKKLTNVRASGKDDAAVLTPPRRITIESALEWIQDDELLEVTPESLRLRKRILPSNLRKR